ACGAAGACCGCGCCGGCCACCCGGTCCAGCCACAGGCCCACCCGGGGCTGGCGCTGGATCCACTGCCCGATGGCGCCCGAAAAATAACCCAGCAGGCCGAACAGCAGGGCGGCCTGGGCGGTGAAAGTCAGGCCCAGCAGGGCGATCTGCAGCCCCACCCGGCCGTGCTCGGCCACCACGAACTGGGGCAGGAAGGACAGGAAGAACAGCACCACCTTGGGGTTGATGGCGTTGGCGAGCACGCCCTTGAGGAACAGGCGCAGCAGCGAGGGCTCGCTGTCGGTGACGGCCTGCACCTGGGTGCCGCCGCGGCTGCGCAGGGCCTGCACGCCCAGCCACACCAGGTACAGGCCGCCGCAGACCTTGAGGGCCGTGAAGGCCAGTGGCGAGGCGGCGATCAGCGCACTGACGCCGGCCACCGCCAGCACGGTGTGGCTCAGGCAGCCCAGGGCGCAGCCCAGGCCGAAGGCCATGCCCTGGCGCCGCCCCTTGGAGATGCCCATGCCCAGCACCATCAGGTTGTCGGGGCCGGGCGAGGCGGTGATCAGCAGGGCGGCCAGCAGGAAGGCGAAGAACTGTTCAGGGCTCAGCATGCCGTGAGCATAAGGGCTGTGGCCGCTGCCGTGCCGGGCGCAGGGCTCAGCGTGCCTTGGGATCCACCCAGGCCACGGCCGCTTCCAGCGAATCCGCGCTGGCGTCGAAGTGCCAGGGCGCTCCGGGCGGCGGTGCCGTGTCCGCGTTGCCGATGCGGGGGCGCAGCAGCACCAGCCGCGCCAGGCCGCGCTGGCGGATCACGCCCAGGGCCTGCAGCACGCGGTGGCCCTGCGGGCTGTCGGCCTCCGGCAGTTCGACCAGGAAGACCAGGCCCAGCGCGTCCAGCGCCTCCGGGTCCTTGGGGGTCACGCATTCGTCCAGCGTGAAGTGGCGCGCGTCCAGGCCCTGGTGGCACAGCACGCGCACCAGCAGCTCGGCCACCAGTTCCGACCGGATGCTGCCGCTGCTCAGGCACAGGGTCACCGAGCCCCGGGGCGCATGCTCCGGCCCCGGGCGCCACCCGCTGGCCTGCAGCCGGGCCTGGCGCAGGCCCAGCCCGATGCGGCCGCTCTCCAGCACGCTGGGCGGACGGCGGCGGCCGCGGCGGTGCGGCCGGGTCGGATCGCCCGCGATGGTGTCGAACAGCTCCTGGATGGCGGCCCGCGCCTTGGCCTGCTGGGATTCGCTGATCAGGCCGGCCTCGAAATCGGCCCGGGCCAGCTCGAAGGCGGGCAGCGCCACCTGGTCGAAGTAGCGTGCCAGCGGGTGCTTCTTCAGGTAGGCCTGGGCGTCGGCGACGATCTCCACCAGGTTGCCGGTGATGCTGCGCTGGTAGAAGCGCTGGGCCAGCGTCAGCGCGGGGGTGTCGCCCAGCAGCAGGTCCAGGAAGGACAGCGCGGGCACATGCCGGCCGGCCACCACCAGGCACAGGGTCAGCGGGGTGGACATCAGCAGCCCCACCGGGCCCCACACGGCCCCCCAGAAGATGGCCGAGACCACCACCGAGAAGGGGGCCAGACCGGTGCTGTGGCCGTAGAGGTTGGGCTCGACGGCGTTGGCCGCGACCAGTTCCACCACGGCCAGGATCAGCAGCGTGCCGCCGGCCAGGCCCCAGCCGGGCTCGGCCGCCGCGGCCATGGCGGCGGCGGCCAGCGCGGCCGCCGGGTAGCCCACATAGGGCACGAAGCGCAGCAGGGCGGCCAGCACGGCCCAGACCGCCGGCTGCGGCAGGCCGATGGCCGCCAGCAGGGCCCAGGTCACCAGGCCCACCCCGGCATTGACCGCGAACTGCGAGGCGAAATAGCGCGACAGGCGCTGGGCGGCGTCGTCGAAGGCCACGGTGGCGGCACGCAGGTCCTGCCCGCCGGCCAGGCGCAGCAGGCGGTCGCGCAGGGCATCCTGCTCCAGCAGCAGGAAGACCAGCACCAGCGCCACCACGCCGATGGTGCCCAGCGGGCCCCAGAGGCTGGCCAGCAGATGGGTCAGCAGGGCCGTGGGCGACTGCACGGTCGGCGCGTCGACCGGCATCGCTTCCAGCGGGCCGGGCACAGTGTCCCGGGAAGCCGCGGGGGTGGGGGTCAGGCGCAGCCCCAGGTCGCCCAGCGCGCCCAGCGGGCCCAGGCTGAGCTGGCGCACCGCCTGCACCTTGTCCTGCAGATGGGCCTGGTAGCGCGGCAGGTTGTTCGACAGGCTGGCCAATTGCAGGGCCAGCACGCCGGCCACGCCCACGGCCAGCAGGGCCACCAGGCCCAGCGTCAGCAGCGAGGCGCCCGTCTGGCCCAGGCCCAGCCGGCGGATCTGCCGCACCACGGGCGCCAGCACGAAGGCGGCCATCGCCGCCAGGGCGATGGGCACCAGCACATCGCGGCCCAGCACGATCAGGCCGAGGATGGCGGCCGCGGCCAGGATGCGCAGGGCCAGGGCTTCGCCGCGCGGATGCTCGGCGCTGCTCATGGCGGGAGCAGGCCGCAGCCCCGCAGCACCATGGCCAGCACATGGGCCTCGGCCCGGGCATGGTCGGCCGGGGTCAGTTCGGTGCGGCCCAGCACGGCCCGCACCTGCACGTCGAAGTCGGCGTAGGTCTGGGTCATGGCCCAGATCGAGAAGAACAGGTGGGTGCTGTCCACCGGGGCCATGCGGCCGGCGGCGATCCAGCCGTCGATGACGGCGGCCTTGCCGGCCACCAGATGGTGCAGTTCGCTGCGCAGCAGCTCGCCCACCACCGGGGCCCCGTGCAGCAGCTCATTGGCGAAGACCTGGGAGGCGGCGGGCCGCTCGCGGCTGAGCGCCATCTTGGCGCGCACGTAGCGGCTCAGCGCCTCGCGCGGGTCGGCCTCGGCGGTGATGGCATCGGTGGGGGTGAGCCAGTCGCGCAGCACGGTGGCCAGCACCGCCTCGTACAGGCCCTTCTTGCCGCCGAAGTAGTAGTGCAGGTTGGCCTTGGGCAGCCCGGCCTGCTCGGCGATCTCGGCCATGGTGGCCCCCTCGAAGCCCGCCCGCGCGAACACCTGTTCGGCCGCGTGCAGGATGGCCGCTTCGTTGGCCTGGCGGATCTGGCCCTTGCGGCCGTCTTCGGCCGCAGCGGGGCGGTGGGGGGCGAGGGCGGAGAGGCTCATGCGGACGCGATCATAGGGCCCCGCCGCGGCGGGGCCCCGGACGACCGTGGCGCAGCGGGCCGGGCGGCTTACGGCTTACTTCTGCGCGGCGTCCCACACGGCGTGGGTCATGGCCGCGGCGCCCGGGTCCTTCTTGATCACCGGCGAGCTGCCGCCGCTCAGCAGCACCTTGACCGTGCGCTCATAGGCGGCCGGGTCCAGGTAGCCGATCTTGGGCGTGCCGGCGTTGCTGATCAGCTTGGCGACGTTCTCCATCTGGCGCTTCTGCACCGCCAGCGTGGCGCTGCCCGAGGCGTCCTGGGCCACCACGATCTTGGCCGCTTCCTCGGGGTTCTTCACCGCGTCGTTCCAGCCCTTGAAGCTGGCCTTGAGGAACTTGGCCATCTTGGCGACGAAGGCCTTGTCCTTCAGGTTGGGCTCCAGCACGTAGAGACCGTCCTCCAGCGAGGCCACGCCCTCCTTCTCGTAGAAGAAGGTGGTCAGGTCGCTTTCCTTGATGCCGGCATCGATGACCTGCCAGTACTCGTTGTAGATCATCGTCGAGATGCAGGCGGCCTGGTTCTGCAGCAGCGGGTCGACGTTGAAGCCCTGCTTGAGGATCTTGATGTCGCTGCCGGGCTTGTAGCCCAGCTTGGTCATCCAGTTCAGGAAGGGGTACTCGTTGCCGCCGTACCAGACACCCAGGGTCTTGCCCTTGAGGTCCTTGGGGCTGCTCACGCCGGCGGACTTCCTGCAGGTCAGCATCAGGCCCGACTTGTCGAAGACCTGGGCGATGTTGACCAGGGGCACGCCGGCCTCGCGCGCGGCCAGGGCGTCGGGCATCCAGTTGACGACCACGTCGGCCGACTTGCCGGCGATGACCTGCACCGGCGAGATGTCCGGCCCGCCGGCCTTGATGGTCACGTCCAGGCCCTCGGCCTTGTAGTAGCCCTTGGCCGCGGCCACGTAGTAGCCGGCGAACTGGGCCTGGGGCACCCACTTCAGCTGCAGCGTGACCTTCTCGGCCGCCTGGGCGCCCAGGCAGAGCGCACCGGCGGCCAGGGCCAGCAGCGAACGACGGATCATCGGGATCGAAGCAATCATCGAACAAGCTCCTCGTGTGGAGTGGGTGGGTGATGGGGAGGGGAAATCAACGCGAGCGGAAGGCGGGGTGCCAGAAGTTGACCCGGCGTTCCAGCCGCGACAGCAGGGCGTAGAGGCCCGAGCCGGTGAGGGCGGCCACCACGATGGCGGCCCAGACCAGGGGCATGTTCATGCGTGCGGCCTCGGTGGAGATGCGAAAGCCCAGGCCGGCCGTGGGCGAGCCGAAGAACTCGGCCACGATGGCGCCGATCAGCGACAGCGTGGCGTTGACCTTGAGCGCGCCGAAGATGTGTGGCAGCGCGGTGGGCAGGCGCAGCCACAGCAGGGTGCGGCGGTAGCCGGCCGCGTAGCTGTGCATCAGCTCGCGCTCGAGCTTGCCGGCGGCCTCCAGCCCGGCCAGGGTGTTGATCAGCGCCGGGAAGAAGGTCATCAGCACGATCACCGCCGCCTTGGACGGCCAGTAGAAGCCGAACCACATCACCGCGATGGGCGCCACCCCCACCAGGGGCACGGTGCTGGTCAGCGCGGCCACCGGCTGCAGGCCGCGCTGCAGAAAGGGCGCGCGGTCGATGGCGATGCCGGTCAGCACGCCCAGGCCGTTGCCCAGCAGATAGCCGATCAGCACTGACTTCAGAACGGTCTGCACGAAGTCGCCGCCCAGCGTGGCGGTGTTGTCCCACAGGGCCTGCACGATCAGCGAGGGCGCGGGCAGCAGCACCCGGGGCACCTCGAAGACGGTGACGCCCAGCTCCCAGAGGTACAGCAGCCACAGGCCGAACAGGCCGGCGGTGGCCGGGCCGCTCCAGCGGCTGTCGGGCTGCTCGGCCAGCTGGCGCACGCTGCACTGGGCCAGGGCCAGGATGGCCAGCAGGCGCAGCCCGTCGCCGCCCTGCAACGGGGTGGGCAGGGCCAGGAAGAGGGCGACGGCCGCCGCGGCGATCAGGCCCAGGGACAGGGCGCCGCGGACCGGGCCGCTGGCCGGGCGCAGCGCGGCCAGCGCCGCCAGCAGCAGCAGGCCATCCGCCAGCGGGCGCAGCAGGCCCTGGCTGGGGGCCAGCACCGTCAGGGCCAGGGCCAGCACGGCGGCCAGCGAGCCGGGGCGGCGGAGCCCGGCGGGCGACGGGGTGGACAGGTTCAGGGTGTTCATGCGCCGCTCCGCGACGGGGCCGGCCGCATGCGGCGCAGCACGGCCTTTTCCAGCAGGGTGATGGCGCCGGTCAGCACCAGGCCCAGCACCGAGGCCATCACCAGCGCCGACCAGATGGCCACCGTGTTGCCGTAGTAGGAGCTGGTCAGCAGGCGCGCGCCCAGGCCGGCCTGGGCGCCGGTGGGCAGCTCGGCCACGATGGCGCCGACCAGGCCGGCGGCCATCGACACGCGCAGCGCCGGGAAGAGGAAAGGCAGGGAGGCGGGCAGGCGCAGCATCCAGAAGGTGTGGGCCCGGCTGGCGGCGTAGGTGTGCATCAGTTCCAGCTCCAGGCGCTGCGGCGCGCGCAGGCCCTGCACCATGGCCACCGTCACCGGGAAGAAGCAGAGGTAGGTGGCGATGACCACCTTGGGCATCAGCCCCTCGAAGCCCAGGCTGCCCAGGATGACCATGACGATGGGCGCGACGGCCAGCACCGGGATGGTCTGCGAGGCCACCACCCAGGGCAGCAGGGCGCGCTCCAGCGTGCGGGAGTGGACGATGGCGGCGGCCAGCAGCATGCCCAGCAGCGCCCCGGCGGCGAAGCCCAGCAGCGTGGCCTCGCCGGTCACGCCGGTGTGCAGCCACAGGCTGCGGGGCGAATCGACCGGCCAGTCGACCAGGCCGGACCAGAGGTCGGCCGCGATCTGGTGCGGCGCGGGCAGCACCGGGCGCTGCATGGCCAGGGTGGCCCGCAGCAGGTCCGTCCAGGTCCAGGCGCCCTGGGGCGCCAGCACCCGCTCGATGGTGCCCGGCGCGTTCAGGCCGATGGCCGCGGCGTACCAGAGCACCAGGATCACCGCGCCCACCACCATCACCGGCAGCACCCGGCGGTGCAGGGCGTCAGTGCTCATGGTGTCCGTCGGCCAGGGCTTCGCGCACCTCGTGGGCCAGCGCGGTGAATTCCGGGGTGTCGCGCATCGCCAGCGTGCGCTCGGCCGGCAGCGGCGAGTCGATGATCTTCACGATGCGGCCGGGCCGCGGCGACATCACGACGATGCGGGTGGACAGGTACACCGCCTCGGCGATGGAGTGGGTGACGAAGACCACGGTGCGCTGCTCGCGCCGCCACAGGTCCTGCAGCTGCACGTTCAGGCCGTCGCGGGTGATCTCGTCGAGCGCGCCGAAGGGCTCGTCCATCATCAGCAGCCGGGGCTCGAAGCCCAGCGCCCGGGCGATGGACACGCGCTGCTGCATGCCGCCGGAGAGTTGCCAGGGGTACTTCTTCTCGAAGCCGGCCAGGCCCACCCGGGCCAGCTGCTCGCGGGCGATCTCCTCGCACTGGGCCGGCAGCCGACCCTGGATCTGCAGCGGCAGCATCACATTGGCCAGCACCGTGCGCCAGGGGAAGAGGGCCGGGGCCTGGAAGACATAGCCGTAGGAGCGCGCCATGCGGGCGTCCTGCGGGCTCATGTCGTTGACCCACATCTGGCCCGAGGAGAGCGGCTCCAGGTCGGCGATCACCCGCAGCAGGGTGGTCTTGCCGCAGCCCGAGGGGCCGATCAGGGAGATGAACTCGCCCTGGCGGATGGTCAGGTCCACGTCCTTGAGGGCGTGCACCGGGGCGTCCGCGCCGGGGTAGATGACGCTGGCGCCCCGCACGCGGATGGCGTCACGGGGCGGGGCGGCCGGCGTGGGGACCGGCTCGGAGACGGGAAGAGGCTCGGCGATCATGCAACTGCGCTGGAGGTCCGGAAGCTGACCAATTGGCCAGGTTTACCGTCCTCAAGCCAGTTCCGTGCCATGCCTGCGCCGCAGGCCTGTCCGCCTGCCGGGGCCTGCGCTGCACAGCGCTGAGGCGCTTTCCCCGCGCTTCAGCGCCGCTTTGGTGCGGGGACGGGGGCACCGCCCCCTTTTCCGATCAGGGGCTCAGCTGCCCACCGGCAGGAAGCCGTCCACCGACAGATAGCGCTCGCCGGTGTCGTAGTTGAAGCCCAGCACGCGGCTGCCGGCCGGCAGCTCGGCCAGCTTCTTGGCGATGGCCGCCAGCGTGGCGCCGCTGGAGATGCCCACCAGCAGGCCTTCCTCGCGGGCGCTGCGGCGGGCGTATTCCTTGGCGTCGTCGCCCTCGACCAGGATCACGCCGTCCAGCAGCTCGGTCTTCAGGTTCTTGGGCACGAAGCCCGCGCCGATGCCCTGGATGGGGTGGGGCGAGGGCTGGCCGCCGCTGATGACCGGCGAGGCCGAGGGCTCCACGGCAAACACCTTGAGCTGCGGCCACTTCGCCTTCAGCACGCTGGCCACGCCGGAGAGGTGACCGCCGGTGCCCACGCCGGTGATCAGCACGTCCAGGCCCTCGGGGAAGTCGGCCAGGATCTCCTGCGCGGTGGTGCGCTGGTGCACGTCGATGTTGGCCGGGTTCTCGAACTGCTGCGGGATCCAGGCGCCGGGCGTGCTGGCGGCCAGCTCCTCGGCCCGGGCGATGGCGCCCTTCATGCCCTTTTCCTTGGGCGTCAGGTCGAAGCTGGCGCCATAGGCCAGCATCAGGCGGCGGCGCTCCAGGCTCATGCTTTCGGGCATCACCAGGATCAGTTTGTAGCCCTTGACGGCGGCCACCATGGCCAGGCCGACACCGGTGTTGCCGGAGGTGGGCTCGATGATGGTGCCACCGGGCTTCAGCGCACCGCTGGCCTCGGCCGCCTCGACCATGGCCAGGGCGATGCGGTCCTTGATGGAGCCACCGGGGTTGCTGCGCTCGGACTTGATCCAGACCTGGGCCTCGGGGCCGAACAGGCGGTTGATGCGGATGTGCGGCGTGTGGCCGATCGTGGCGAGAACGTTGTTGGCTTTCATTCGTGTCTCCAGGGCCATGGGCCCGATGAGGTGCGGACGATGATGCCGCAAGGCCCGCGCGCTGTCTCCCATGAGCTTCT
This sequence is a window from Ideonella dechloratans. Protein-coding genes within it:
- a CDS encoding LysE family translocator, whose translation is MLSPEQFFAFLLAALLITASPGPDNLMVLGMGISKGRRQGMAFGLGCALGCLSHTVLAVAGVSALIAASPLAFTALKVCGGLYLVWLGVQALRSRGGTQVQAVTDSEPSLLRLFLKGVLANAINPKVVLFFLSFLPQFVVAEHGRVGLQIALLGLTFTAQAALLFGLLGYFSGAIGQWIQRQPRVGLWLDRVAGAVFVALGLRLLVTR
- a CDS encoding AI-2E family transporter; translated protein: MSSAEHPRGEALALRILAAAAILGLIVLGRDVLVPIALAAMAAFVLAPVVRQIRRLGLGQTGASLLTLGLVALLAVGVAGVLALQLASLSNNLPRYQAHLQDKVQAVRQLSLGPLGALGDLGLRLTPTPAASRDTVPGPLEAMPVDAPTVQSPTALLTHLLASLWGPLGTIGVVALVLVFLLLEQDALRDRLLRLAGGQDLRAATVAFDDAAQRLSRYFASQFAVNAGVGLVTWALLAAIGLPQPAVWAVLAALLRFVPYVGYPAAALAAAAMAAAAEPGWGLAGGTLLILAVVELVAANAVEPNLYGHSTGLAPFSVVVSAIFWGAVWGPVGLLMSTPLTLCLVVAGRHVPALSFLDLLLGDTPALTLAQRFYQRSITGNLVEIVADAQAYLKKHPLARYFDQVALPAFELARADFEAGLISESQQAKARAAIQELFDTIAGDPTRPHRRGRRRPPSVLESGRIGLGLRQARLQASGWRPGPEHAPRGSVTLCLSSGSIRSELVAELLVRVLCHQGLDARHFTLDECVTPKDPEALDALGLVFLVELPEADSPQGHRVLQALGVIRQRGLARLVLLRPRIGNADTAPPPGAPWHFDASADSLEAAVAWVDPKAR
- a CDS encoding TetR/AcrR family transcriptional regulator — translated: MSLSALAPHRPAAAEDGRKGQIRQANEAAILHAAEQVFARAGFEGATMAEIAEQAGLPKANLHYYFGGKKGLYEAVLATVLRDWLTPTDAITAEADPREALSRYVRAKMALSRERPAASQVFANELLHGAPVVGELLRSELHHLVAGKAAVIDGWIAAGRMAPVDSTHLFFSIWAMTQTYADFDVQVRAVLGRTELTPADHARAEAHVLAMVLRGCGLLPP
- a CDS encoding ABC transporter substrate-binding protein, producing the protein MIASIPMIRRSLLALAAGALCLGAQAAEKVTLQLKWVPQAQFAGYYVAAAKGYYKAEGLDVTIKAGGPDISPVQVIAGKSADVVVNWMPDALAAREAGVPLVNIAQVFDKSGLMLTCRKSAGVSSPKDLKGKTLGVWYGGNEYPFLNWMTKLGYKPGSDIKILKQGFNVDPLLQNQAACISTMIYNEYWQVIDAGIKESDLTTFFYEKEGVASLEDGLYVLEPNLKDKAFVAKMAKFLKASFKGWNDAVKNPEEAAKIVVAQDASGSATLAVQKRQMENVAKLISNAGTPKIGYLDPAAYERTVKVLLSGGSSPVIKKDPGAAAMTHAVWDAAQK
- a CDS encoding ABC transporter permease, with product MNTLNLSTPSPAGLRRPGSLAAVLALALTVLAPSQGLLRPLADGLLLLAALAALRPASGPVRGALSLGLIAAAAVALFLALPTPLQGGDGLRLLAILALAQCSVRQLAEQPDSRWSGPATAGLFGLWLLYLWELGVTVFEVPRVLLPAPSLIVQALWDNTATLGGDFVQTVLKSVLIGYLLGNGLGVLTGIAIDRAPFLQRGLQPVAALTSTVPLVGVAPIAVMWFGFYWPSKAAVIVLMTFFPALINTLAGLEAAGKLERELMHSYAAGYRRTLLWLRLPTALPHIFGALKVNATLSLIGAIVAEFFGSPTAGLGFRISTEAARMNMPLVWAAIVVAALTGSGLYALLSRLERRVNFWHPAFRSR
- a CDS encoding ABC transporter permease translates to MSTDALHRRVLPVMVVGAVILVLWYAAAIGLNAPGTIERVLAPQGAWTWTDLLRATLAMQRPVLPAPHQIAADLWSGLVDWPVDSPRSLWLHTGVTGEATLLGFAAGALLGMLLAAAIVHSRTLERALLPWVVASQTIPVLAVAPIVMVILGSLGFEGLMPKVVIATYLCFFPVTVAMVQGLRAPQRLELELMHTYAASRAHTFWMLRLPASLPFLFPALRVSMAAGLVGAIVAELPTGAQAGLGARLLTSSYYGNTVAIWSALVMASVLGLVLTGAITLLEKAVLRRMRPAPSRSGA
- a CDS encoding ABC transporter ATP-binding protein; this translates as MIAEPLPVSEPVPTPAAPPRDAIRVRGASVIYPGADAPVHALKDVDLTIRQGEFISLIGPSGCGKTTLLRVIADLEPLSSGQMWVNDMSPQDARMARSYGYVFQAPALFPWRTVLANVMLPLQIQGRLPAQCEEIAREQLARVGLAGFEKKYPWQLSGGMQQRVSIARALGFEPRLLMMDEPFGALDEITRDGLNVQLQDLWRREQRTVVFVTHSIAEAVYLSTRIVVMSPRPGRIVKIIDSPLPAERTLAMRDTPEFTALAHEVREALADGHHEH
- the cysK gene encoding cysteine synthase A; this encodes MKANNVLATIGHTPHIRINRLFGPEAQVWIKSERSNPGGSIKDRIALAMVEAAEASGALKPGGTIIEPTSGNTGVGLAMVAAVKGYKLILVMPESMSLERRRLMLAYGASFDLTPKEKGMKGAIARAEELAASTPGAWIPQQFENPANIDVHQRTTAQEILADFPEGLDVLITGVGTGGHLSGVASVLKAKWPQLKVFAVEPSASPVISGGQPSPHPIQGIGAGFVPKNLKTELLDGVILVEGDDAKEYARRSAREEGLLVGISSGATLAAIAKKLAELPAGSRVLGFNYDTGERYLSVDGFLPVGS